A single region of the Nicotiana sylvestris chromosome 6, ASM39365v2, whole genome shotgun sequence genome encodes:
- the LOC104211138 gene encoding type I inositol polyphosphate 5-phosphatase 12-like isoform X1, with translation MEEEKFEDDEKHALEGLSMEPAPRKKAHSYSHQLRTNTGTHHKRYHKFRHHSFDIPTNLIDNNNHGLIYDDDDSSDGDEDFYPYISTSGQVFDAGIGLTMGDVSDNVNQGQQQPLPEFIGSGGGAGIFKVPTRASVHPSRPSCHELRPHPLRETQVGKFLRTIACTETQLWAGLECGIRVWNFSDQYKPGMGIGERARRGDEDAAPFHESANTTPTLCLMVDSGSRLIWSGHKDGKIRSWKMDQSNADESPFKEGLSWQAHRGSVLSMVMSSYGDIWSGSEGGNIRVWPWESVEKSLSLSPEEKHMAALLVERSFIDLRSQVTINGVCNISSSDVKCLLSDHIRAKVWAAGSASFSLWDARTRELLKVYNAEGQIENRVDMSSVQDQATEDEMNAKFVTKSKKEKSQGSSFLQRSRNAIMGAAEAVRRVATKGAGAFAEDSKKTEALVIAADGMIWSGCSNGLLVQWDGNGNRLQDFHHHPCAVLCLCIHGSRIWVGYVSGMVQMLDLEGNFLAGWVAHNGPVVKMVVGDNYLFSLATHGGIRGWSLASPGPIDNIIRPELAEKEHLYTRKENFRILVSTWNVGQGRVSQEALSAWLGSAVSDVGIVVAGLQEVEMGAGFLAMSAAKETVGLEGSAMGQWWQDAIGKALDEGSTFERVGSRQLAALLIAIWVRKSLRKHVGDLDVGAVACGLGRAIGNKGGVGLRLRVFDRIMCFVNCHLAAHLEAVNRRNADFDHIYRTMSFTRSSNLLNNAAGMLRYLFFYCTVVFSTYLLWLLYSSGLPWVLSLAVGVSSAAQMLRGTNAAAINSDEGKLDLAEADMVIFFGDFNYRLFGISYDEARDFVSQRSFDWLRERDQLRAEMKSGKVFQGMREAIIRFPPTYKFERGKPGLGGYDSGEKKRIPAWCDRVLYRDNRSSTTAECSLGCPVVASIIQYEGCMEVTESDHKPVRCKFDVELAHIDRSVRRQEFGNIFQNNDRIKSILEELHYIPETDVSTTQIVLQNQDTFSLKISNRSREDKVLFQLTCCGRSPAKEDGQASEYHPRGSFGFPRWLEVTPAAGIIKPDQAAEILVRHEDSQSLGDSVDGIPQSWWSEDTRDKEVILMISIKSSQSTEARTHQVHVRHSFTPDAVRVNSKNSRSNQGSSHHRSALKHVGNTSNKMKDHQNIRVP, from the exons ATGGAGGAAGAAAAATTTGAGGATGACGAAAAACATGCATTGGAAGGTCTGAGCATGGAGCCAGCACCGCGTAAAAAGGCTCATTCATACAGCCACCAGCTTCGTACCAATACCGGAACTCACCACAAGCGTTACCACAAGTTCCGACATCACAGCTTTGATATTCCCACAAACCTCATCGATAACAATAATCACGGGTTAATATACGATGACGACGATTCTTCTGACGGTGATGAAGATTTTTATCCTTATATTTCGACGTCAGGGCAGGTGTTTGATGCAGGTATCGGGCTGACGATGGGAGATGTGTCGGATAATGTTAATCAAGGACAGCAACAGCCGTTGCCGGAGTTTATTGGAAGTGGTGGTGGAGCTGGGATTTTTAAAGTGCCAACTCGTGCCTCTGTTCATCCCTCTCGTCCATCTTGCCATGAACTCAGACCTCACCCCCTAAGAGAAACCCAG GTTGGAAAATTTTTGAGGACGATAGCCTGTACAGAGACACAATTATGGGCAGGACTAGAATGTGGGATAAGAGTATGGAATTTTTCAGATCAGTATAAGCCAGGAATGGGAATTGGAGAAAGGGCAAGGAGAGGAGATGAGGATGCCGCACCATTTCACGAGTCGGCAAATACAACACCCACATTATGCTTGATGGTTGATAGTGGGAGTAGGTTGATATGGAGTGGACACAAAGATGGCAAGATTAGGTCCTGGAAGATGGACCAATCAAATGCTGATGAATCTCCTTTCAAGGAAGGCCTCTCCTGGCAGGCTCATCGTGGTTCTGTTCTTTCTATGGTCATGTCTTCTTATG GTGATATATGGTCAGGGTCCGAGGGTGGTAACATTAGGGTTTGGCCATGGGAATCTGTTGAAAAATCTCTCTCTCTATCACCGGAAGAAAAACACATGGCTGCTTTACTTGTGGAAAGGTCATTCATTGACCTTAGGAGCCAAGTTACAATTAATGGTGTCTGTAACATCTCATCTTCTGATGTGAAGTGCTTGTTGTCTGATCATATAAGAGCAAAAGTGTGGGCAGCTGGATCAGCATCCTTCTCATTATG GGATGCACGTACAAGGGAACTCCTTAAAGTTTACAATGCAGAAGGTCAAATTGAAAATCGAGTTGACATGTCATCAGTGCAAGACCAAGCAACAGAGGATGAGATGAATGCCAAGTTTGTAACAAAATCTaaaaaggaaaagtcacaagGAAGTAGCTTTCTGCAGCGGTCACGCAATGCTATAATGGGAGCAGCAGAAGCTGTTCGCCGAGTTGCTACAAAGGGGGCAGGAGCATTTGCAGAAGACAGTAAGAAAACAGAAGCCCTTGTGATTGCAGCTGATGGAATGATTTGGAGTGGGTGTTCAAATGGTTTACTTGTGCAGTGGGATGGAAATGGAAACCGTTTGCAAGATTTCCATCACCATCCTTGTGCTGTTTTATGCTTATGCATTCATGGTTCTCGAATATGGGTTGGCTATGTAAGTGGCATGGTACAGATGCTGGATCTCGAAGGAAACTTTCTAGCTGGTTGGGTTGCTCACAACGGGCCTGTAGTAAAAATGGTAGTTGGGGATAACTATCTCTTCAGCTTGGCTACTCATGGTGGTATACGTGGATGGAGTCTTGCCTCTCCAGGACCTATTGATAACATAATACGACCAGAGTTAGCTGAGAAAGAACATTTGTACACCAGAAAAGAAAATTTCAGGATTTTAGTTAGCACCTGGAATGTTGGTCAGGGAAGAGTTTCGCAGGAAGCGCTTTCAGCTTGGCTTGGTTCGGCAGTTTCAGATGTTGGAATAGTAGTGGCTGGGTTGCAAGAAGTCGAAATGGGAGCTGGTTTTCTTGCAATGTCTGCTGCAAAAGAAACT GTAGGATTGGAAGGAAGTGCGATGGGGCAATGGTGGCAGGACGCaatagggaaggcattggatGAAGGATCAACTTTCGAACGTGTAGGATCAAGGCAACTAGCTGCATTGCTTATTGCTATCTG GGTGAGAAAATCTCTCAGAAAACATGTTGGAGACCTTGATGTTGGAGCAGTTGCATGTGGTTTAGGACGTGCAATTGGTAACAAG GGTGGCGTTGGTCTGAGGTTAAGAGTATTTGATCGAATAATGTGCTTTGTAAACTGTCACTTGGCTGCTCATTTGGAAGCAGTAAATCGTCGCAATGCTGATTTTGACCATATATATCGAACAATGTCCTTCACTCGGTCTTCTAACCTTCTCAACAATGCTGCTGGTATGCTGCGATACCTGTTTTTCTATTGCACTGTTGTCTTCTCCACATATTTACTATGGCTGCTTTACTCTTCTGGCTTGCCATGGGTCCTCTCTCTTGCAGTTGGCGTTTCATCTGCTGCTCAAATGCTTCGTGGTACAAAT GCTGCAGCAATTAATTCTGATGAGGGAAAGCTTGACCTTGCTGAAGCTGACATGGTGATTTTCTTTGGTGATTTCAATTATCGTCTTTTCGGGATATCTTATGACGAAGCAAGGGACTTTGTCTCGCAAAGAAGCTTTGATTGGCTTCGAGAGAGAGATCAATTAAGAGCAGAAATGAAATCTGGAAAAGTTTTCCAAGGAATGCGCGAAGCAATCATCAGATTTCCTCCAACTTACAAGTTTGAAAGGGGGAAACCAGGATTAGGAG GATATGATTCAGGAGAGAAGAAACGAATTCCAGCTTGGTGTGATCGAGTATTGTATCGAGACAACCGGTCAAGTACTACTGCGGAGTGCAGTTTAGGGTGCCCTGTTGTTGCCTCCATTATACA GTACGAGGGTTGCATGGAAGTAACAGAAAGTGATCATAAACCTGTAAGGTGCAAGTTTGATGTTGAACTTGCTCATATTGATAGATCAGTAAGGAGACAAGAGTTTGGGAATATTTTCCAGAACAATGATAGAATCAAGTCTATACTGGAAGAACTACATTATATCCCAGAGACAGATGTTAGCACCACCCAAATTGTTCTTCAGAATCAGGACACATTCAGCTTAAAAATTTCCAACAGAAGTAGAGAAGACAAAGTTCTCTTCCAGTTGACCTGCTGTGGTCGGTCCCCTGCCAAAGAGGATGGGCAAGCATCAGAGTATCATCCCAGAGGTTCCTTTGGTTTTCCCAGGTGGCTTGAG GTCACACCTGCGGCTGGCATCATCAAACCTGATCAAGCCGCTGAGATCTTAGTTCGTCATGAGGATAGCCAGTCATTAGGAGATTCTGTTGATGGTATTCCTCAAAGCTGGTGGTCTGAGGATACAAGAGACAAAGAGGTGATTTTGATGATCAGTATTAAATCGAGTCAGTCAACTGAGGCCAGAACACATCAAGTACATGTGCGCCACAGCTTCACACCTGATGCAGTTCGCGTGAACTCAAAGAACAGTAGGAGTAACCAAGGAAGCTCCCATCATAGGTCTGCACTTAAACATGTTGGCAATACCTCGAATAAGATGAAAGACCATCAAAACATTCGAGTTCCTTGA
- the LOC104211138 gene encoding type I inositol polyphosphate 5-phosphatase 12-like isoform X2 — MEEEKFEDDEKHALEGLSMEPAPRKKAHSYSHQLRTNTGTHHKRYHKFRHHSFDIPTNLIDNNNHGLIYDDDDSSDGDEDFYPYISTSGQVFDAGIGLTMGDVSDNVNQGQQQPLPEFIGSGGGAGIFKVPTRASVHPSRPSCHELRPHPLRETQVGKFLRTIACTETQLWAGLECGIRVWNFSDQYKPGMGIGERARRGDEDAAPFHESANTTPTLCLMVDSGSRLIWSGHKDGKIRSWKMDQSNADESPFKEGLSWQAHRGSVLSMVMSSYGDIWSGSEGGNIRVWPWESVEKSLSLSPEEKHMAALLVERSFIDLRSQVTINGVCNISSSDVKCLLSDHIRAKVWAAGSASFSLWDARTRELLKVYNAEGQIENRVDMSSVQDQATEDEMNAKFVTKSKKEKSQGSSFLQRSRNAIMGAAEAVRRVATKGAGAFAEDSKKTEALVIAADGMIWSGCSNGLLVQWDGNGNRLQDFHHHPCAVLCLCIHGSRIWVGYVSGMVQMLDLEGNFLAGWVAHNGPVVKMVVGDNYLFSLATHGGIRGWSLASPGPIDNIIRPELAEKEHLYTRKENFRILVSTWNVGQGRVSQEALSAWLGSAVSDVGIVVAGLQEVEMGAGFLAMSAAKETVGLEGSAMGQWWQDAIGKALDEGSTFERVGSRQLAALLIAIWVRKSLRKHVGDLDVGAVACGLGRAIGNKGGVGLRLRVFDRIMCFVNCHLAAHLEAVNRRNADFDHIYRTMSFTRSSNLLNNAAVGVSSAAQMLRGTNAAAINSDEGKLDLAEADMVIFFGDFNYRLFGISYDEARDFVSQRSFDWLRERDQLRAEMKSGKVFQGMREAIIRFPPTYKFERGKPGLGGYDSGEKKRIPAWCDRVLYRDNRSSTTAECSLGCPVVASIIQYEGCMEVTESDHKPVRCKFDVELAHIDRSVRRQEFGNIFQNNDRIKSILEELHYIPETDVSTTQIVLQNQDTFSLKISNRSREDKVLFQLTCCGRSPAKEDGQASEYHPRGSFGFPRWLEVTPAAGIIKPDQAAEILVRHEDSQSLGDSVDGIPQSWWSEDTRDKEVILMISIKSSQSTEARTHQVHVRHSFTPDAVRVNSKNSRSNQGSSHHRSALKHVGNTSNKMKDHQNIRVP, encoded by the exons ATGGAGGAAGAAAAATTTGAGGATGACGAAAAACATGCATTGGAAGGTCTGAGCATGGAGCCAGCACCGCGTAAAAAGGCTCATTCATACAGCCACCAGCTTCGTACCAATACCGGAACTCACCACAAGCGTTACCACAAGTTCCGACATCACAGCTTTGATATTCCCACAAACCTCATCGATAACAATAATCACGGGTTAATATACGATGACGACGATTCTTCTGACGGTGATGAAGATTTTTATCCTTATATTTCGACGTCAGGGCAGGTGTTTGATGCAGGTATCGGGCTGACGATGGGAGATGTGTCGGATAATGTTAATCAAGGACAGCAACAGCCGTTGCCGGAGTTTATTGGAAGTGGTGGTGGAGCTGGGATTTTTAAAGTGCCAACTCGTGCCTCTGTTCATCCCTCTCGTCCATCTTGCCATGAACTCAGACCTCACCCCCTAAGAGAAACCCAG GTTGGAAAATTTTTGAGGACGATAGCCTGTACAGAGACACAATTATGGGCAGGACTAGAATGTGGGATAAGAGTATGGAATTTTTCAGATCAGTATAAGCCAGGAATGGGAATTGGAGAAAGGGCAAGGAGAGGAGATGAGGATGCCGCACCATTTCACGAGTCGGCAAATACAACACCCACATTATGCTTGATGGTTGATAGTGGGAGTAGGTTGATATGGAGTGGACACAAAGATGGCAAGATTAGGTCCTGGAAGATGGACCAATCAAATGCTGATGAATCTCCTTTCAAGGAAGGCCTCTCCTGGCAGGCTCATCGTGGTTCTGTTCTTTCTATGGTCATGTCTTCTTATG GTGATATATGGTCAGGGTCCGAGGGTGGTAACATTAGGGTTTGGCCATGGGAATCTGTTGAAAAATCTCTCTCTCTATCACCGGAAGAAAAACACATGGCTGCTTTACTTGTGGAAAGGTCATTCATTGACCTTAGGAGCCAAGTTACAATTAATGGTGTCTGTAACATCTCATCTTCTGATGTGAAGTGCTTGTTGTCTGATCATATAAGAGCAAAAGTGTGGGCAGCTGGATCAGCATCCTTCTCATTATG GGATGCACGTACAAGGGAACTCCTTAAAGTTTACAATGCAGAAGGTCAAATTGAAAATCGAGTTGACATGTCATCAGTGCAAGACCAAGCAACAGAGGATGAGATGAATGCCAAGTTTGTAACAAAATCTaaaaaggaaaagtcacaagGAAGTAGCTTTCTGCAGCGGTCACGCAATGCTATAATGGGAGCAGCAGAAGCTGTTCGCCGAGTTGCTACAAAGGGGGCAGGAGCATTTGCAGAAGACAGTAAGAAAACAGAAGCCCTTGTGATTGCAGCTGATGGAATGATTTGGAGTGGGTGTTCAAATGGTTTACTTGTGCAGTGGGATGGAAATGGAAACCGTTTGCAAGATTTCCATCACCATCCTTGTGCTGTTTTATGCTTATGCATTCATGGTTCTCGAATATGGGTTGGCTATGTAAGTGGCATGGTACAGATGCTGGATCTCGAAGGAAACTTTCTAGCTGGTTGGGTTGCTCACAACGGGCCTGTAGTAAAAATGGTAGTTGGGGATAACTATCTCTTCAGCTTGGCTACTCATGGTGGTATACGTGGATGGAGTCTTGCCTCTCCAGGACCTATTGATAACATAATACGACCAGAGTTAGCTGAGAAAGAACATTTGTACACCAGAAAAGAAAATTTCAGGATTTTAGTTAGCACCTGGAATGTTGGTCAGGGAAGAGTTTCGCAGGAAGCGCTTTCAGCTTGGCTTGGTTCGGCAGTTTCAGATGTTGGAATAGTAGTGGCTGGGTTGCAAGAAGTCGAAATGGGAGCTGGTTTTCTTGCAATGTCTGCTGCAAAAGAAACT GTAGGATTGGAAGGAAGTGCGATGGGGCAATGGTGGCAGGACGCaatagggaaggcattggatGAAGGATCAACTTTCGAACGTGTAGGATCAAGGCAACTAGCTGCATTGCTTATTGCTATCTG GGTGAGAAAATCTCTCAGAAAACATGTTGGAGACCTTGATGTTGGAGCAGTTGCATGTGGTTTAGGACGTGCAATTGGTAACAAG GGTGGCGTTGGTCTGAGGTTAAGAGTATTTGATCGAATAATGTGCTTTGTAAACTGTCACTTGGCTGCTCATTTGGAAGCAGTAAATCGTCGCAATGCTGATTTTGACCATATATATCGAACAATGTCCTTCACTCGGTCTTCTAACCTTCTCAACAATGCTGCTG TTGGCGTTTCATCTGCTGCTCAAATGCTTCGTGGTACAAAT GCTGCAGCAATTAATTCTGATGAGGGAAAGCTTGACCTTGCTGAAGCTGACATGGTGATTTTCTTTGGTGATTTCAATTATCGTCTTTTCGGGATATCTTATGACGAAGCAAGGGACTTTGTCTCGCAAAGAAGCTTTGATTGGCTTCGAGAGAGAGATCAATTAAGAGCAGAAATGAAATCTGGAAAAGTTTTCCAAGGAATGCGCGAAGCAATCATCAGATTTCCTCCAACTTACAAGTTTGAAAGGGGGAAACCAGGATTAGGAG GATATGATTCAGGAGAGAAGAAACGAATTCCAGCTTGGTGTGATCGAGTATTGTATCGAGACAACCGGTCAAGTACTACTGCGGAGTGCAGTTTAGGGTGCCCTGTTGTTGCCTCCATTATACA GTACGAGGGTTGCATGGAAGTAACAGAAAGTGATCATAAACCTGTAAGGTGCAAGTTTGATGTTGAACTTGCTCATATTGATAGATCAGTAAGGAGACAAGAGTTTGGGAATATTTTCCAGAACAATGATAGAATCAAGTCTATACTGGAAGAACTACATTATATCCCAGAGACAGATGTTAGCACCACCCAAATTGTTCTTCAGAATCAGGACACATTCAGCTTAAAAATTTCCAACAGAAGTAGAGAAGACAAAGTTCTCTTCCAGTTGACCTGCTGTGGTCGGTCCCCTGCCAAAGAGGATGGGCAAGCATCAGAGTATCATCCCAGAGGTTCCTTTGGTTTTCCCAGGTGGCTTGAG GTCACACCTGCGGCTGGCATCATCAAACCTGATCAAGCCGCTGAGATCTTAGTTCGTCATGAGGATAGCCAGTCATTAGGAGATTCTGTTGATGGTATTCCTCAAAGCTGGTGGTCTGAGGATACAAGAGACAAAGAGGTGATTTTGATGATCAGTATTAAATCGAGTCAGTCAACTGAGGCCAGAACACATCAAGTACATGTGCGCCACAGCTTCACACCTGATGCAGTTCGCGTGAACTCAAAGAACAGTAGGAGTAACCAAGGAAGCTCCCATCATAGGTCTGCACTTAAACATGTTGGCAATACCTCGAATAAGATGAAAGACCATCAAAACATTCGAGTTCCTTGA
- the LOC104211138 gene encoding type I inositol polyphosphate 5-phosphatase 12-like isoform X3, translated as MGIGERARRGDEDAAPFHESANTTPTLCLMVDSGSRLIWSGHKDGKIRSWKMDQSNADESPFKEGLSWQAHRGSVLSMVMSSYGDIWSGSEGGNIRVWPWESVEKSLSLSPEEKHMAALLVERSFIDLRSQVTINGVCNISSSDVKCLLSDHIRAKVWAAGSASFSLWDARTRELLKVYNAEGQIENRVDMSSVQDQATEDEMNAKFVTKSKKEKSQGSSFLQRSRNAIMGAAEAVRRVATKGAGAFAEDSKKTEALVIAADGMIWSGCSNGLLVQWDGNGNRLQDFHHHPCAVLCLCIHGSRIWVGYVSGMVQMLDLEGNFLAGWVAHNGPVVKMVVGDNYLFSLATHGGIRGWSLASPGPIDNIIRPELAEKEHLYTRKENFRILVSTWNVGQGRVSQEALSAWLGSAVSDVGIVVAGLQEVEMGAGFLAMSAAKETVGLEGSAMGQWWQDAIGKALDEGSTFERVGSRQLAALLIAIWVRKSLRKHVGDLDVGAVACGLGRAIGNKGGVGLRLRVFDRIMCFVNCHLAAHLEAVNRRNADFDHIYRTMSFTRSSNLLNNAAGMLRYLFFYCTVVFSTYLLWLLYSSGLPWVLSLAVGVSSAAQMLRGTNAAAINSDEGKLDLAEADMVIFFGDFNYRLFGISYDEARDFVSQRSFDWLRERDQLRAEMKSGKVFQGMREAIIRFPPTYKFERGKPGLGGYDSGEKKRIPAWCDRVLYRDNRSSTTAECSLGCPVVASIIQYEGCMEVTESDHKPVRCKFDVELAHIDRSVRRQEFGNIFQNNDRIKSILEELHYIPETDVSTTQIVLQNQDTFSLKISNRSREDKVLFQLTCCGRSPAKEDGQASEYHPRGSFGFPRWLEVTPAAGIIKPDQAAEILVRHEDSQSLGDSVDGIPQSWWSEDTRDKEVILMISIKSSQSTEARTHQVHVRHSFTPDAVRVNSKNSRSNQGSSHHRSALKHVGNTSNKMKDHQNIRVP; from the exons ATGGGAATTGGAGAAAGGGCAAGGAGAGGAGATGAGGATGCCGCACCATTTCACGAGTCGGCAAATACAACACCCACATTATGCTTGATGGTTGATAGTGGGAGTAGGTTGATATGGAGTGGACACAAAGATGGCAAGATTAGGTCCTGGAAGATGGACCAATCAAATGCTGATGAATCTCCTTTCAAGGAAGGCCTCTCCTGGCAGGCTCATCGTGGTTCTGTTCTTTCTATGGTCATGTCTTCTTATG GTGATATATGGTCAGGGTCCGAGGGTGGTAACATTAGGGTTTGGCCATGGGAATCTGTTGAAAAATCTCTCTCTCTATCACCGGAAGAAAAACACATGGCTGCTTTACTTGTGGAAAGGTCATTCATTGACCTTAGGAGCCAAGTTACAATTAATGGTGTCTGTAACATCTCATCTTCTGATGTGAAGTGCTTGTTGTCTGATCATATAAGAGCAAAAGTGTGGGCAGCTGGATCAGCATCCTTCTCATTATG GGATGCACGTACAAGGGAACTCCTTAAAGTTTACAATGCAGAAGGTCAAATTGAAAATCGAGTTGACATGTCATCAGTGCAAGACCAAGCAACAGAGGATGAGATGAATGCCAAGTTTGTAACAAAATCTaaaaaggaaaagtcacaagGAAGTAGCTTTCTGCAGCGGTCACGCAATGCTATAATGGGAGCAGCAGAAGCTGTTCGCCGAGTTGCTACAAAGGGGGCAGGAGCATTTGCAGAAGACAGTAAGAAAACAGAAGCCCTTGTGATTGCAGCTGATGGAATGATTTGGAGTGGGTGTTCAAATGGTTTACTTGTGCAGTGGGATGGAAATGGAAACCGTTTGCAAGATTTCCATCACCATCCTTGTGCTGTTTTATGCTTATGCATTCATGGTTCTCGAATATGGGTTGGCTATGTAAGTGGCATGGTACAGATGCTGGATCTCGAAGGAAACTTTCTAGCTGGTTGGGTTGCTCACAACGGGCCTGTAGTAAAAATGGTAGTTGGGGATAACTATCTCTTCAGCTTGGCTACTCATGGTGGTATACGTGGATGGAGTCTTGCCTCTCCAGGACCTATTGATAACATAATACGACCAGAGTTAGCTGAGAAAGAACATTTGTACACCAGAAAAGAAAATTTCAGGATTTTAGTTAGCACCTGGAATGTTGGTCAGGGAAGAGTTTCGCAGGAAGCGCTTTCAGCTTGGCTTGGTTCGGCAGTTTCAGATGTTGGAATAGTAGTGGCTGGGTTGCAAGAAGTCGAAATGGGAGCTGGTTTTCTTGCAATGTCTGCTGCAAAAGAAACT GTAGGATTGGAAGGAAGTGCGATGGGGCAATGGTGGCAGGACGCaatagggaaggcattggatGAAGGATCAACTTTCGAACGTGTAGGATCAAGGCAACTAGCTGCATTGCTTATTGCTATCTG GGTGAGAAAATCTCTCAGAAAACATGTTGGAGACCTTGATGTTGGAGCAGTTGCATGTGGTTTAGGACGTGCAATTGGTAACAAG GGTGGCGTTGGTCTGAGGTTAAGAGTATTTGATCGAATAATGTGCTTTGTAAACTGTCACTTGGCTGCTCATTTGGAAGCAGTAAATCGTCGCAATGCTGATTTTGACCATATATATCGAACAATGTCCTTCACTCGGTCTTCTAACCTTCTCAACAATGCTGCTGGTATGCTGCGATACCTGTTTTTCTATTGCACTGTTGTCTTCTCCACATATTTACTATGGCTGCTTTACTCTTCTGGCTTGCCATGGGTCCTCTCTCTTGCAGTTGGCGTTTCATCTGCTGCTCAAATGCTTCGTGGTACAAAT GCTGCAGCAATTAATTCTGATGAGGGAAAGCTTGACCTTGCTGAAGCTGACATGGTGATTTTCTTTGGTGATTTCAATTATCGTCTTTTCGGGATATCTTATGACGAAGCAAGGGACTTTGTCTCGCAAAGAAGCTTTGATTGGCTTCGAGAGAGAGATCAATTAAGAGCAGAAATGAAATCTGGAAAAGTTTTCCAAGGAATGCGCGAAGCAATCATCAGATTTCCTCCAACTTACAAGTTTGAAAGGGGGAAACCAGGATTAGGAG GATATGATTCAGGAGAGAAGAAACGAATTCCAGCTTGGTGTGATCGAGTATTGTATCGAGACAACCGGTCAAGTACTACTGCGGAGTGCAGTTTAGGGTGCCCTGTTGTTGCCTCCATTATACA GTACGAGGGTTGCATGGAAGTAACAGAAAGTGATCATAAACCTGTAAGGTGCAAGTTTGATGTTGAACTTGCTCATATTGATAGATCAGTAAGGAGACAAGAGTTTGGGAATATTTTCCAGAACAATGATAGAATCAAGTCTATACTGGAAGAACTACATTATATCCCAGAGACAGATGTTAGCACCACCCAAATTGTTCTTCAGAATCAGGACACATTCAGCTTAAAAATTTCCAACAGAAGTAGAGAAGACAAAGTTCTCTTCCAGTTGACCTGCTGTGGTCGGTCCCCTGCCAAAGAGGATGGGCAAGCATCAGAGTATCATCCCAGAGGTTCCTTTGGTTTTCCCAGGTGGCTTGAG GTCACACCTGCGGCTGGCATCATCAAACCTGATCAAGCCGCTGAGATCTTAGTTCGTCATGAGGATAGCCAGTCATTAGGAGATTCTGTTGATGGTATTCCTCAAAGCTGGTGGTCTGAGGATACAAGAGACAAAGAGGTGATTTTGATGATCAGTATTAAATCGAGTCAGTCAACTGAGGCCAGAACACATCAAGTACATGTGCGCCACAGCTTCACACCTGATGCAGTTCGCGTGAACTCAAAGAACAGTAGGAGTAACCAAGGAAGCTCCCATCATAGGTCTGCACTTAAACATGTTGGCAATACCTCGAATAAGATGAAAGACCATCAAAACATTCGAGTTCCTTGA